Part of the Halobaculum halobium genome, CCCTCGCGCTCCGGGAGGCACTGCTGGAGACGGCGGCCGAGCACGCCGACACGGTGATGCCCGGGTTCACCCACCGGCAGTACGCCCAGCCGACGACGGTCGGGCACTTCCTGTCCTCGTACGCGGGCGCGGTCGAGCGCGACACCGCGCGCCTGCTTTCGGCGTTCGACCGGACGAACGAGTCGCCGCTGGGCGGCGCCGCCTTCGCGGGTACCACCTTCGACGTGGACCGCGAGCGCACCGCAGCGCTGCTCGGGTTCGACGGCCTCGTCGAGAACTCCACCGACGCCGCCTCCGCGCGCGACTTCCTCGTCGAGGGAACCGCCGCGCTCGCGAACCTGACGGCGACGCTGTCGGGACTCGCCGCGGACCTGATCGAGCACGCGAAGGACGGCTACTTCCTCCCCTCCGACGACTACGCGTCCACGTCGTCGATCATGCCCCAGAAGGTGAACCCCGATACCCTGGAGTTGGCCCGCGCCGTCGCCGGGGACGTGTCCGGCGATCTGAATGGCCTGTTGACGACGCTGAAGGGGCTGCCGCGCGCGTACAACCGCGACCTCCAGCGCGCGACGCCCCACGCGTGGGACGCCGTCGACGACGCGACCGAGGCGACCGAGGTCGTCGCCGGCGCGGTCGCGACGGGGGAGTGGGACGCCGAGGCGTGCGCCGCCGACGCCGGCGCGGGCTTCTCGACGGCGACGGGCGTCGCCGACGCGCAGCGGCCGCCGGGGTCCCGTTCCGCACGGCCCACGAGGTCGTCGCCGACGCCGCCGCGACCGCACCCGACGACGCCGACCCGGAGACGCTCGCTGCAAATCTTGACGCGGCCGCGGAAGACGTACTTGGGGAGTCCCTGTACGAGTACGTGAGCCGCGAGGACATCGACGCCGCGCTCGACCCCGCCGGGAGCGTCGCCTCCCGCGCGTCGCGCGGCGGCCCGGCCCCCGACGCCGTGACCACGTCCCTCGCGCGCATGTCCGAGACGCACGGCGACCACGAAGCCGAACTCGCGGCCCGCCGCGACGCGCTCGCGGTCGCCGAAACGAACTTGACCGAGGCCGTCGACGGCTACGCCTGAGCACGACACCGCGACTATGACCGACCACCGACGACTCCGACCGCTCGCCCGACCGCGAGCGGCCGCTCCGTCGGTCGGTCGACTCCCGCGGCGGTCGCGACGACCGCACCGGCGACGACCGCGAGGGGCCGTTCGACCGCGACCGGCGCCGCGTCCGGTCCCGGCCGCCGCCCCGCGCCCGCCGGCGGCGGTGGCCCCGCCGGCCCCCTCGGGGCCTACACCACTCAGATTTCGAACATCGGATTCGAGATCCGCGCCGACCCGCCCGAAATCGCCGCGTAGCGACGTCTCTGGCATTAATTTTCGCTGACAGGATCGACGGATTAAAGGTGTCTTCCCGGATAGTGTGGAGTACACCATGACCGAGTCCGAATGCGTCGAGTGCGGGGGAACGGTGACCCTGCACGACGACCTGGAGATCGGAGAGATCGTCGACTGTGAAACGTGCGGCGCCGAGCTGGAGGTCGTTGACGTCTCCCCGCCGGTCCTCGATCGAGCCCCGGAGCTCGAAGAGGACTGGGGGGAGTAAGATGAAGATCGGCCTGCTCTACTCCCGGATCCGAAAAGACGAGAAGCTCCTCCTCTCAGAGCTTCGCGAGCGCGACCACGAGGTCGCGAAGATCGACGTGCGCAAGCAGCGGTTCGGCCTGACCGAGACGACCGCCGAGATCGCCGACTGCGATGTGGTGATCGACCGCTGTCTCGCCACGTCGCGGTCGTTGTACGCGACGCGGTTCCTGTCGGCGTACGGCGTGCCGGTGATCAACAGTCCCGAGACCGCCGCGGTCTGCGCGGACAAGGTGAAAAACAGCCTCGCGCTGGAGGCGGCGGGCGTGCCGACGCCGGCGACCGAGGTCGCGTTCACGACGGAGGCCGCGATGGAGGCCATCGAGGACTTCGGCTACCCGTGCGTGATCAAGCCGGTCGTCGGCTCGTGGGGCAGGCTGATGGCGAAGATCGACTCCGAGAACGCCGCCGAGGCGATTCTGGAGCACAAGGCGACGCTCGGCCACTACGAGCACAAGGTGTTCTACGTGCAGGAGTACGTCGACAAGCCCGGCCGCGACATCCGCGTGCTGGCCTGCGACGGCGAGCCCGTCGCCGCGATGACGCGCTCCTCCGAGCACTGGCTCACGAACGCCGCGAAGGGCGGCCAGACGGCCGACTTCGAGCTCGACGACGAGGCGAAGGACCTCGTGGCGACCGCGAGCGACGCGGTCGGTGGCGGCCTGCTCGGCGTCGATCTGATGGAGACGAAGGACGGCGAGTACACCGTCCACGAGGTGAACCACACGGTCGAGTTCAAGGCGCTGAACGAGGCGAGCGAGGTCGACGTGCCCGCGGCGGTCGTCGACTGGCTCGAACTGAAAGCGGAGGTCGCGGCTGACGAGGCCGTGATGACGGCATGAACGGCGGCGACGAGCGCGGTGAGCAGCTCACCGTCGCCGTGGTCGGCGCCTCCGGCTTCGCGGGCGGCGAACTGTGCCGCCTGTTGACCGGCCACCCGAACTTCGAACTCGTCCAGGCGACGAGCCGCGAGTACGAGAACAAGACGCTCGGGTACGTTCACCCGAACCTCCGCGGGGTCGACGTGCGCTTCTCCTCGCCGGAGGAGTTGGAGTCGGTGGACGTGCTGTTCGCCTCCACGCCCCACGGCGTCTCGATGGAGCACATCGACGCCTTCCGCGACGCCGCGGGCACCGTGGTCGACCTCTCGGCGGACTTCCGGCTGAACGAGGAAGCCGACTACGACGAGTGGTACGACGGACACGTCGCGCCCGAACACCTCGCGGACGCGGCGTACGCGCTCCCCGAGTTGGGTCGCGAGAAGCTCGAAGGCGCGGATCTCATCGCCTCCGGCGGCTGCAACGCGACGGCGACGATGCTGGCGCTGAAACCCTTGGTCGACGGCGGGGTTATCACGCCCGACGACCAGGTCGTCGCCGATCTAAAGGTCGGCTCCTCGGAGGGCGGTGCCGGCGGCGGCGCCGCCTCCAGCCACCCGGAGCGCTCGGGCGTCGTGCGCCCGTACGCGCCGACGGGCCACCGCCACGAGGCGGAGATCCGGCAGGAGCTGGGACTGTCGCTGTCGTTCACCGTCCACGCGGTCGACATGACCCGCGGCGCCGCGGCGACGTGCCACGCGTTCCCGAGCGAGCGCGTCACCACGGGCGACCTGTGGGACGCCTACCGGGAGGCGTACGACGACGAGCCGTTCGTCCGCCTCGTCGCGGGCGGCGGCGGCGTGTACCGCTACCCCGAGCCGAAGGCCGTGGCCGGGACGAACTACGCCGAGGTCGGCTTCGAGCTCGACCCCGAGAACGGCCGCGTGGTCGCCTTCTCGGCCATCGACAACGTGATGAAGGGCGCGGCGGGGCAGGCGGTCCACGCCGCCAACGTCGCGCTCGGGCTCGAGGAGACGGCCGGTCTGGAGTTCCAGGGGCTCCACCCCGTGGGATCGCCGTGACCGGCTTCGGATCGACGCCGCTGACCGACGGCTCCGGCGAGGTTCCCCCGGTGGTCGTGAAGCTGGGCGGCGCGCGCGCGGTCGACCCCGCGGGCGCCGTCGGCGACGTGGCCCACCTCGTCGCCAACGGACGCGACGTGGTCGTCGTCCACGGCGGCTCGACCGCCGTCGACGACCTGCTCGAGCGCCTCGGGATCGACTCGGAGTACGTCGAGACGCCCTCGGGCGTCACCGGCCGCTTCACCGACGAGGAGACGATGGAGGCGTTCACCATGGCGATGGCCGGACAGGTGAACACCGACCTCGTCACCGCGATGAAGAACGCGGGGGTCGATGCGGTCGGCCTCTCGGGCGTCGACGGCGGCCTGTTGACCGGACCGCGTAAGTCCGCGGTTCGCGTCGTCGAGGACGGCAAGAAGAAGATCAAACGCGGCGACCACTCGGGTACGCCGAAGGAGGTGAACGCCGACCTCCTGTCCACCCTGCTTGCGGGCGGCTACACGCCCGTCGTCTCCCCGCCGATGTTCGGCATGGAGTCCGAGAGCGAGGGGACGCCGGTCAACACCGACGCCGACCGCGCGGCCGCGGCGGTCGCGGGCGCGCTCGGCGCCGAACTGGTCGTCCTGACGGACGTGTCGGGGGTGTACGCCGACCCGGACGACCCCGATACCCTGATCGAGTCGGTGGCGACCGGCGAGGAGTACGACGCGCTGACCGACGCCGCCGAGGGGTTCATGACCCGGAAGGTGATGGCGGCGACCGAGGCGCTCGAATCGGGCGCGACGGCGGTCACCGTCGCCGACGCGAACGTTCGCGACCCCATCGTCGCCGCGCTCGACGGCGCGGGGACGCGCATCGAGCGCCCGGCAGTTGTCGACGATCCGGCGGACGCCGCTCCCGACGCCGACGCGGTCGACGCGGAGGTGGACGGATGAGCACCTTCGAGGACCTGAGCGACGCGGGCGAGGGGTTCGTCTTCTCCGAGAAACCGATCCAGATCGAGTCCGGCGAGGGCGTCCACCTCACCGCCAGCGACGGCACCGAGTACCTCGACTTCGGCGCGAGCTACGCCTGCGCCCCGCTGGGCCACTGTCCGCCCGTCGTCGTCGACGCGGTCCAAGAGCAGGCCGCCGAGCTGCTGTACGTGCAGGCGTCGTACCCCAACAGCGCCCGGACCGAACTGTACGAACGCCTCGGCGCGGTCGCCCCGGGTGACATCTCGAAGGTGTGGCTGTGCAACTCCGGGACGGAGGCGAACGAGGCGGCGATGAAGTTCGCGCGCTCGGCGACCGGGCGAGAGAAGATCGTCGCCACGAAGCGCGGCTTCCACGGCCGGACGCTGGGCGCGCTGGCGATGACGTGGAAGAAGAAGTACCGCGCGCCGTTCGAGCCCGTCGCCGGCGGCGTCGAGTTCGTCGACTACGGCGACGAGGAGGCGCTCGCGGAGGCGGTCGACGACGAGACCGCGGCCGTCTTCCTCGAACCGGTGCAGGGCGAGGGCGGGATCAACCCCGCGGGCGCCGAGTACCTGCAGTCGGCCCGCGACCTGACCGAGGACGCGGGCGCGGCGCTGGTGTTCGACGAGATCCAGACCGGGATGGGTCGCACAGGCGACCTGTGGGCCTGCGAGGGCGTCGGCGTCGAACCGGACATCCTCACCACGGCGAAGGGCATCGCCTCCGGCCTCCCGCTGGGCGCGACGCTGTGTGCCGACTGGATCGCCGACGGCGCCGCCAGCCACGGCTCGACGTTCTCGGGCAATCCGGTCGTCGCCGCCGCGGCCAACGCGACCTTGGACGAACTGGTCGCCAACGACGTGCCCGGCCACGCGGCGATGGTGGGCGAGTACCTCACCACGCAACTGGCGGAGGCCGTCGAGGAACACGACCTCCCCGTGCGCGAGGTGCGCGGCGACGGACTGATGATCGGCATCGAGGTAAAGCGCGGGGCGAACCGCTACCTGCGCGATCTCGCGTTGAACCACCAGATACTGGCGCTGCCGGCGGGGCGTTCCGTCCTCCGCCTCCTCCCGCCGCTGGTGATCAACGAGGGTCACGCCCGCGAGGTCGTCGACGCGCTGACAGAGGTGCTGTGAGCATGGCGGGGACCGAGTGATGGCCGTTCAGAACCCAGTGGACCCGACGGAGGCGCTCGACACCGAGGGTCGCCAGCTGCTGTACGACCTGGTGTCGACCCCTTCGGTCTCGGGCGAGGAGGCCGACGCCGCGGCCGTCCTCGTCGAGTTCTTCGAGGAACACGGCCGCGAGGCGTACACCGACGAGGTCGGGAACGTCCGCGCGCCGGGCGACGACGCGCTGTTGCTCACGTCGCACGTCGACACCGTCCCGGGCGACATCCCCGTCGAGATCGCCGCCGACGACGACGAGTTGGACGCCGACGGCCCCGTGCTGTGGGGCCGCGGCAGCGTCGACGCCACGGGGCCGCTGGCGACGATGGCGATCGCGGCCGTCGAGACCGGCGTCTCCTTCGTCGGCGTGACCGGCGAGGAGACGGATTCGCGCGGCGCGCGCCACCTCGTCGAGACGCGCGACGCGCCCGAGGCCGTGATCAACGGCGAGCCGTCGGGGTGGGATGCCGTCACCCTCGGCTACCGCGGGCTCATCTCCGGGACGTACGTCGCGACCAGCGAGTCGGGCCACACCTCCCGGCCAGACCCCAACGCGGTCCAGCACGCGATGCACTGGTGGCAGCGCGTCGAGGACGCGTTCGACTACTACGACTACGGCGCCGTCTTCGAGCAGGTGACGACCAAGCCCGTCGCTGTCGAGGGAGGCCTCTCCGACGACGGCCTCTCGATGGAGGCGACGATGGACGTGCAGTTCCGCGTGCCGCCGTCGCTGACGCCCGAAGACGTGCGCGAGCGCGCCGACGCAGAACTCGACGTCGGGACCGTCCACTGGAACGAGCCGATCCCGCCCGTGATGGGCAGTCCCAGGGGGGCCGTCGCGACCGCCCTCCGCGGCGGCATCCGCCGCGCGGGCGGCGACCCTCGGCTGCTGCGCAAGACCGGCACCGCAGACGTGAACATCTTCGCCGGCGCGTGGGACGCGCCGATGGCGACGTACGGCCCCGGCGACTCCGCGCTGGACCACGCGCCCGACGAGCGTCTGCCGCTGGACGACTTCGACCGCGCCGTCGAGGTACTGACCGACGCCTCGCGACGATTGGCTGACGACTGACGCACGGCGGACCCGGCGCTCCCACGTCGCCCGCCTCCGTTCTCACGTCGCTCCACACTGTCACACTACACCCCACTGACACGCCCAGACACCCCACGACCCACGATCACGATGAGCACTCACACGACATCGACGACGACCGACGACGACACCGAGGAGTTCCCGAGCGACTTCCTCGACATCGACGACCTGACCACCGACCAGCTCGCGCGGGTGCTCGCTCGCGCCTCCGACCTGAAGGCCGGCAAAGACCTGACGCAACTGCCGCGGACGACGCTCGCGATGCTGTTCGAGAAGCCGTCGACCAGAACGCGCGCGAGTTTCGAGACGGGGATGACCCAACTCGGCGGCCACGCGATGTTTCTCGGCCCCGACGCGATCCAGCTCGGGCACGGCGAGCCGCTGAAGGACACCGCACGCGCGCTCGGCGGCTACGCCGATGCGATCATGGTTCGGACGTTCGCCCACGAGAACGCCGAGATCCTCGCGGAGTACGCCGGCGTTCCGGTTATCAACGGACTCACCGACGACGCCCACCCCTGCCAGACGCTGGCCGATCTGCTCACGATTCGCGAGGAGGTCGGCGACCTCTCGGAGGTACAGGCGGCGTGGGTCGGCGACGGCAACAACGTCGGGCGGTCGTTCGCCGTCGGCGCCGCGCTCGCCGGGCTGGATCTCACGGTCGCGACGCCCGACGGCTACGGGCTCGGTGACGACGTGTACGAGCGCTGTGCGGAGTTGGGTACCGAACCCACAGCGGTCGACACCCCCGAAGCGGCCGTCGCCGACGCGGACGTCGTCTACACCGACGTGTGGGTGAGTATGGGCGAGGAGGATCGGCGCGAGGTGAAACTCCCCGACTTCGAGGGCTACCAAGTGAACGAGGGGTTGCTCGCCGACACCGACGCCGCGTTCATGCACTGCCTGCCCGCCCATCGCGGGGAGGAAGTAACCGACGCCGTGCTGGAGTCGGAGCGCTCGCTCGTCTGGGAGCAGGCGGAGAACCGGATGCACGCCCAGAAGGGGCTGTTGGTGGAGCTGTTGGAGTAGTCGGCGCGAGCGGAGCGAGGTCGACCAGCGGGAGGCCTCGTGTCGAACGGCGAACGGAGTGAGCCGTGAGCGAAGCGAGCGTTTTTGTCATCGACGGGTTTTGGCGGAGTTCGACGAGCGAGCGGAGCGAGCGAGGAGGACTCCGTGAAAAGCGGTCGTGGTTCAGGCGGAGAACCGGATGCACGCCCAGAAGGGGCTGTTGGTGGAGCTGTTGGAGTAGTCGGCGCGAGCGACGAGGGTTACGGCTCCGGCGGCGGCCCGTCGTACGCCCCGTGGTCGGTGTAGAAGTTCAGCATCGCGAACTTCAGTTTCTCCGGCAGGATGTCGATCAGCTCCTCGCGCTCCTCGGACGGGAACGCCTCGCGGACGGAGTACTTTCCCATGTCCGCCGAGGTGTAGCGCTTGTCCAACAGCGCGCGCACGCCGAAGTCGTCGGGCGCGCGGATCACCCGGCCGAGCGCCTGCCGTGTCTTCCTGATGGTGGGGATCTCGACGGCGTACTCCCACCCGGCGTCCCGAGAGCGCTCGGCGAACGCGCGGTCGTAGGCGTCCTGTACCGCCTCCATGCGCTCGGAGAGGTGCGGGTACGGCACCCCGACCACCGCGACGGTCCGGGCGTCGTCGCCGTCGAAGCTCACGCCCTCCGCGAGCGTGCCCCACAGCGAGGTGAACAGCGCCGCATTCTCGCTGGCAACGAGCCGTCGCCGCAGCTGCTCAGTGTCCGGCTCCGAGGCGTCGAGCAGCAGCTCCGCGAGGTTCGGGTCGCCCGAGAGGAGTTCGTGGTAGCGCTCGGCCTCGGCGTACGACGGGAAAAACAGGAGGCTGTTGCCGGGCGTGAACCGCACCACCTCCGACAGCGTCGCCGCGATGGTTTCCTGCGTCGCCGGGTCGTCGCGCTCGGCGGCGAACAGCGCGGGCGTCGCCACCGAGAAGGTCCGGCGGTTCTCCTCGGGGTACGCCATCCCGTACGCGAGCGTGGCGGGATCAGAGAGGCCGAGCACGTCCTCGGTCACGTCGAACGGCCGCAGCGTCGCGGACATGAGGACGCTCGCGTACACCTCCTCGAACAGATCCGCGGTCACCTCCCGCGGGATGCAGGTGTACAGTTCCGCGCGGCCGTACACCTCGTCGGTGCCGGCGTCGCGCCGGACGGAGACGACCGGGTGCTGGCCCAACTCCCCGCCGCCGTCCATCCACGCCGAGACGAACCCGGCCGCCTGAAGCGTCTGGCACTCTCGCCGGGTGGTGGTCTCGCCGTCGCGGTACGCCTCCTCGTACTCCTCGTCGAGGCGCTTGCCGAGCTGGAGCGCCAGGTCGCACTCCGCGCGGATGCCCCGACCCTCGTACCGATCGAGAAAGGCGAGCGTCAGGTCGTCGCGGCGGTCGTCGTTCGCGATCGAGAGGTCCTCCCAGTTTTCGTCGACCTGCTCGCGCGCGCCGAACCCCAACTGCTCGTCGTAGGTCGCACGCAGCGCCTCGGCGAACGCCCGGAGGACGTTCTCGGCGGGCTCGGCGCGGGAGTCGTCCGTCTCTTCCAGCTCGTTGAGCGCCGACTCCAGCGTGTTCTCGGTGAGCGTCTTCGAAGCGTGGTCGCGGGCGGCGTCCTCGACGTTGTGCGCCTCGTCGAACACCGTGATTACGTCCTGCGGGTCGCGGTCGAGCCACCGGAAGAACTGCTCTCTGATCTGCGGGTCGAGCAGGTGGTGGTAGTTGCACACCACCAACTCCACGTCCTCCATTCCCTCCTTCAGCAGTTCGTAGCCGCAAAAGCCCCGGTCCCCCGCGTACTCGTACACCTCGTCGGGGGTGCGCACGTCGGCGAACAGCCACGAGAAGAACTCGCCGGTGTCGACGGTGAGGTTCTGCAGGTAGTGGTCGCAGGTGTTCGCCGCCTCGTCGTCGATCTCCTCGTCGAGCCGCTCCAACTCCTCTTGCACGGCCTGTCTGGCCTCGGCGGCGCTTCCCACGTCGCTGCCGGTACTTCCCCCGGCCCCGTCGTCGCGCATCTCGTCGGTGAGGTCGTCCAGCCGCTGCTCTAACTGCTCCTTGTCGGACTGGTCCTCCACGAGCGAGCGGGTCGTGTCACGGAGCGTCTGACACTCTTGGTACTCGACGTCGATGTGACACATTGACGACTTCCCTTTGAACACCGTCGCGCGGATCGGCTCCGTCTCGTTGATCGCGCGGGCGTCCTCGACGAACTGTCGCATCTGCTGGTGGACGTTCGTCGTGATGACCACGGTGCGGTCGTGCTCGCGGGCGTGCTCCAGCGCCGGCACGAGCGCCGAGAGCGTCTTGCCGGTCCCGGGCGCGCCCTCGAACAGGACGTCCTGTCCGCGCTCGAGCGAGTTGGCCACCCGGTCCATCGCCTCCTCCTGGTTCGGGTACGGCTCGTCGTATGGGAAAAAGCGCAGGTGGCCGTCCGTCGTCGACACACCCGCACTACCGTCTCATCGGCTTTGAACCTACGGGTGAGGCGGCACGGGCGCGCGCGGCGCTCGCGGCCGGGGCCTCGACACCGACCACCGAGCCCCGGCGAGCGGACGGGGGCCGTACTGTGCACGTACGGTTATGTCCTGAGCGCGCGAACATCCTCTCGTTATGGCGACACGAACACCCACAGTCACGACGGCGACCGACGAGATCGACACGGTGAACGGCGGCTGGCGCGGCGGCGTCGCGGCGGGCGCGCTCGCGGGCGTCGCGATGGGCGTGGTGTTCTCGCTGTTCGCGCCGGCGGCCCTCGAGGTTGCGATCCCTTCGCTGTACGGCCTCTCTGGCGGTCTCGCAGGCTGGATCGTCCACGTGAGCCACGCCGCGGTCCTCGGCGTGGCGTTCGTCGCGATCGCGAACGCGCTCGGGGCGACCGATCCGACCCGCTCGGCGCTGCTGGGCGCCGGGTACGGCGTCGCG contains:
- a CDS encoding [LysW]-lysine hydrolase, whose amino-acid sequence is MAVQNPVDPTEALDTEGRQLLYDLVSTPSVSGEEADAAAVLVEFFEEHGREAYTDEVGNVRAPGDDALLLTSHVDTVPGDIPVEIAADDDELDADGPVLWGRGSVDATGPLATMAIAAVETGVSFVGVTGEETDSRGARHLVETRDAPEAVINGEPSGWDAVTLGYRGLISGTYVATSESGHTSRPDPNAVQHAMHWWQRVEDAFDYYDYGAVFEQVTTKPVAVEGGLSDDGLSMEATMDVQFRVPPSLTPEDVRERADAELDVGTVHWNEPIPPVMGSPRGAVATALRGGIRRAGGDPRLLRKTGTADVNIFAGAWDAPMATYGPGDSALDHAPDERLPLDDFDRAVEVLTDASRRLADD
- a CDS encoding ATP-dependent DNA helicase; this translates as MSTTDGHLRFFPYDEPYPNQEEAMDRVANSLERGQDVLFEGAPGTGKTLSALVPALEHAREHDRTVVITTNVHQQMRQFVEDARAINETEPIRATVFKGKSSMCHIDVEYQECQTLRDTTRSLVEDQSDKEQLEQRLDDLTDEMRDDGAGGSTGSDVGSAAEARQAVQEELERLDEEIDDEAANTCDHYLQNLTVDTGEFFSWLFADVRTPDEVYEYAGDRGFCGYELLKEGMEDVELVVCNYHHLLDPQIREQFFRWLDRDPQDVITVFDEAHNVEDAARDHASKTLTENTLESALNELEETDDSRAEPAENVLRAFAEALRATYDEQLGFGAREQVDENWEDLSIANDDRRDDLTLAFLDRYEGRGIRAECDLALQLGKRLDEEYEEAYRDGETTTRRECQTLQAAGFVSAWMDGGGELGQHPVVSVRRDAGTDEVYGRAELYTCIPREVTADLFEEVYASVLMSATLRPFDVTEDVLGLSDPATLAYGMAYPEENRRTFSVATPALFAAERDDPATQETIAATLSEVVRFTPGNSLLFFPSYAEAERYHELLSGDPNLAELLLDASEPDTEQLRRRLVASENAALFTSLWGTLAEGVSFDGDDARTVAVVGVPYPHLSERMEAVQDAYDRAFAERSRDAGWEYAVEIPTIRKTRQALGRVIRAPDDFGVRALLDKRYTSADMGKYSVREAFPSEEREELIDILPEKLKFAMLNFYTDHGAYDGPPPEP
- the argF gene encoding ornithine carbamoyltransferase; protein product: MSTHTTSTTTDDDTEEFPSDFLDIDDLTTDQLARVLARASDLKAGKDLTQLPRTTLAMLFEKPSTRTRASFETGMTQLGGHAMFLGPDAIQLGHGEPLKDTARALGGYADAIMVRTFAHENAEILAEYAGVPVINGLTDDAHPCQTLADLLTIREEVGDLSEVQAAWVGDGNNVGRSFAVGAALAGLDLTVATPDGYGLGDDVYERCAELGTEPTAVDTPEAAVADADVVYTDVWVSMGEEDRREVKLPDFEGYQVNEGLLADTDAAFMHCLPAHRGEEVTDAVLESERSLVWEQAENRMHAQKGLLVELLE
- the argC gene encoding N-acetyl-gamma-glutamyl-phosphate reductase → MNGGDERGEQLTVAVVGASGFAGGELCRLLTGHPNFELVQATSREYENKTLGYVHPNLRGVDVRFSSPEELESVDVLFASTPHGVSMEHIDAFRDAAGTVVDLSADFRLNEEADYDEWYDGHVAPEHLADAAYALPELGREKLEGADLIASGGCNATATMLALKPLVDGGVITPDDQVVADLKVGSSEGGAGGGAASSHPERSGVVRPYAPTGHRHEAEIRQELGLSLSFTVHAVDMTRGAAATCHAFPSERVTTGDLWDAYREAYDDEPFVRLVAGGGGVYRYPEPKAVAGTNYAEVGFELDPENGRVVAFSAIDNVMKGAAGQAVHAANVALGLEETAGLEFQGLHPVGSP
- the lysW gene encoding lysine biosynthesis protein LysW, which codes for MTESECVECGGTVTLHDDLEIGEIVDCETCGAELEVVDVSPPVLDRAPELEEDWGE
- a CDS encoding histidine kinase, with translation MATRTPTVTTATDEIDTVNGGWRGGVAAGALAGVAMGVVFSLFAPAALEVAIPSLYGLSGGLAGWIVHVSHAAVLGVAFVAIANALGATDPTRSALLGAGYGVALWVVLAAVVMPAWLGAVGSPATPPLPNLDTLSLAAHVLYGAVLGAALPSLRGL
- a CDS encoding acetylglutamate/acetylaminoadipate kinase: MTGFGSTPLTDGSGEVPPVVVKLGGARAVDPAGAVGDVAHLVANGRDVVVVHGGSTAVDDLLERLGIDSEYVETPSGVTGRFTDEETMEAFTMAMAGQVNTDLVTAMKNAGVDAVGLSGVDGGLLTGPRKSAVRVVEDGKKKIKRGDHSGTPKEVNADLLSTLLAGGYTPVVSPPMFGMESESEGTPVNTDADRAAAAVAGALGAELVVLTDVSGVYADPDDPDTLIESVATGEEYDALTDAAEGFMTRKVMAATEALESGATAVTVADANVRDPIVAALDGAGTRIERPAVVDDPADAAPDADAVDAEVDG
- the lysX gene encoding lysine biosynthesis protein LysX produces the protein MKIGLLYSRIRKDEKLLLSELRERDHEVAKIDVRKQRFGLTETTAEIADCDVVIDRCLATSRSLYATRFLSAYGVPVINSPETAAVCADKVKNSLALEAAGVPTPATEVAFTTEAAMEAIEDFGYPCVIKPVVGSWGRLMAKIDSENAAEAILEHKATLGHYEHKVFYVQEYVDKPGRDIRVLACDGEPVAAMTRSSEHWLTNAAKGGQTADFELDDEAKDLVATASDAVGGGLLGVDLMETKDGEYTVHEVNHTVEFKALNEASEVDVPAAVVDWLELKAEVAADEAVMTA
- a CDS encoding aspartate aminotransferase family protein, producing the protein MSTFEDLSDAGEGFVFSEKPIQIESGEGVHLTASDGTEYLDFGASYACAPLGHCPPVVVDAVQEQAAELLYVQASYPNSARTELYERLGAVAPGDISKVWLCNSGTEANEAAMKFARSATGREKIVATKRGFHGRTLGALAMTWKKKYRAPFEPVAGGVEFVDYGDEEALAEAVDDETAAVFLEPVQGEGGINPAGAEYLQSARDLTEDAGAALVFDEIQTGMGRTGDLWACEGVGVEPDILTTAKGIASGLPLGATLCADWIADGAASHGSTFSGNPVVAAAANATLDELVANDVPGHAAMVGEYLTTQLAEAVEEHDLPVREVRGDGLMIGIEVKRGANRYLRDLALNHQILALPAGRSVLRLLPPLVINEGHAREVVDALTEVL